One stretch of Oncorhynchus masou masou isolate Uvic2021 chromosome 9, UVic_Omas_1.1, whole genome shotgun sequence DNA includes these proteins:
- the trim105 gene encoding tripartite motif containing 105: MSAAAPNSKSQSSLREDLTCAICCDLFTEPVMLGCMHHFCKHCISTYWRGTQTPVSCPQCRKEFTNKHFQTNYLVTAMVEKVRASTSDCYVQNIQKQQKDSLEAHRRRREDFITVLNGDQDKMESIKRIGSELQVRIQGEFQALQAFLAEEEACVLERLRREQEVALEQLQRHLEAVREAVSQLDHSMRILHEAATTTHQTGLVELPQIRPPLDVGPGPELDLNGFSSRYMAPLQYITWRKMFKSLKPGPAPITFDVDTAHPSVYVSRDRTIAVDCDSMTPYQPNPKRFLQSVNVLGSQGFQDGRHYWEVGVGSKAKWDLGVASERVDRQARVKLSPESGYWTLRLREGDQYSAGTQPWTRLQVGWSPQRIGVFLDCDERKVSFYNADDMSLLYSFSNGPRGRVLPFFSPCVNDTNQKPQPIQLLHCPPVDLTR, from the exons ATGTCTGCGGCAGCTCCCAACAGTAAGAGCCAGTCCAGTCTCAGAGAAGACTTGACCTGCGCCATCTGCTGTGACCTCTTTACTGAGCCGGTGATGCTGGGGTGCATGCATCACTTCTGTAAGCACTGTATCAGTACCTACTGGAGGGGTACCCAGACACCGGTTTCCTGTCCCCAGTGTAGGAAGGAGTTCACCAACAAACACTTCCAGACCAACTATCTGGTGACTGCCATGGTGGAGAAGGTTAGGGCCTCCACCTCTGACTGCTATGTCCAGAATATACAG AAACAACAGAAGGATTCGTTGGAGGCCCACAGACGGAGACGAGAGGATTTCATCACTGTTCTAAACGGAGACCAGGACAAGATGGAGAGCATCAAG AGAATTGGCTCTGAGCTGCAGGTGCGGATCCAAGGGGAGTTCCAGGCGTTGCAGGCCTTCCTCGCGGAGGAGGAGGCGTGTGTGTTGGAACGGCTGCGGAGGGAGCAGGAGGTGGCTCTGGAACAGCTGCAGCGCCACCTGGAGGCTGTCAGAGAGGCTGTCAGTCAGCTGGATCACAGTATGAGAATCCTGCATGAGGCTGCTACTACCACGCACCAGACTGGACTGGTAGAG cttcCACAGATACG GCCTCCTTTAGACGTGGGCCCAGGACCAGAGCTCGACTTGAACGGCTTCAGCAGTAGATACATGGCCCCGCTGCAGTACATCACGTGGAGGAAGATGTTCAAGTCTCTCAAACCCG GGCCGGCCCCTATAACATTCGACGTGGACACGGCCCACCCCAGTGTCTATGTATCCAGAGACAGAACCATCGCAGTAGACTGTGATAGCATGACCCCCTACCAGCCCAACCCTAAGAGGTTCCTACAGTCTGTCAACGTGCTGGGGTCTCAGGGCTTCCAAGATGGACGCCACTACTGGGAG GTTGGAGTGGGCAGCAAGGCCAAGTGGGACCTGGGTGTGGCGTCAGAGCGGGTTGACCGTCAGGCCCGGGTCAAGCTGAGTCCTGAGAGTGGTTACTGGACCCTAcgactgagggagggagaccagTACTCTGCAGGCACACAGCCCTGGACACGGCTCCAG GTTGGTTGGTCTCCCCAGAGGATAGGGGTGTTCCTGGACTGTGATGAGAGGAAGGTGTCCTTCTATAACGCTGATGACATGAGTCTCCTGTACTCCTTTAGTAACGGCCCCAGGGGCAGAGTGCTGCCTTTCTTTAGTCCGTGTGTCAATGATACTAACCAGAAACCACAGCCCATACAGCTGCTGCACTGTCCTCCTGTTGACCTGACCCGTTAG